TCTTTCTGGATAAAACATCTTGCTCAGACAGAAGGGCCCCCCAACATGAATGTTTAAACAGGAGGTGTCAGAAAGAGAAGCggtggctttttttcccccccgttcTCCTTTTGCTGGTGAGTGCGTTTTTATCCGATTATatccagtttttccttttttttagagACCACAAATTGTGAATTTGATGTCGGAGAAACACAAATTCCTGCCGGCGAGACTCTCCCTGTGTCTCCGTGGCGTAGCCCGTCTCCCATTTCCTTGCTTTTCCCATTGCACACGGTGGCAACTGCGCATGTCACACTTCCTGGTCCTCGAACACCTCGAGGAAAAGCGGCGGGAAGAGTTCGTTGGGACACTCCACCTTCATGTGAAGGAAGCGGCTGGCGTGGCACGCCCCGATCATCCGCAGGTCCGTCACCTTCATGAGGAGCTTGGGCCAGAAGTGAGGAATGTTGTGCTTGCGGTAGTTGATGTAGTGCTCGAACGCCAGCAGGTAAGTCTCCTGACACTTCTCTATCTTGTCCACGCAGGTCAGGCCAGAGCGATCTGTCAAGAACggaaacaaaacctttttagtcaCTTCTGAACTCCTTAAGTAGTGTTTCTTGACTTGCCATGGTGATAGTTGTTTGCCTATGAGATAAATCCATGGGAAAGccagaaacatgttaaaatatACGCAACTACAACTTCTACCCAATACTGTTGCACCAAAACAGGAGACCGGTTCATTAAAAATATAGCAACGCTGATGATCCTGAGAGTGCTTAGGGTTAATGGATGGCTCTGTGCTTGCAAAAGGAAGCACGGGTGTGGGAGCAATTCGGAGAGGCTATGGGCAAGGTCTGGAAAACTGTTCAGCGACCCAGAAAGGGAAATCAGAGGCCATCCCAAGCTGTTTGTCTTGGGGGTTGAGTTGCTGACCCAGATCAAGGATATTGTTTGGCAGTATTAAGGAGCactttgcaaatgtttttaaccCAGTCACCACGCCTCGAGTGGAGGAAGAAGGTTCTGTGAGTCCAGTTAGCAGTGGGTAGTTCCTCACCAGGAGGTCGCCTGGAGTGGGAGAGGTTCGTCGTGTGATAGTGAGCACTCTGGGCGTTGTTGGGCTCGGTGACAAGCCTCTTTATTGTTACAAAAAAAGCCTTGGACAATGCTTCAGGAGGGGCAGAATGGGTGGTCCCAATCTTTAAGACAAGGAACCGAAGagtgtttcagtttttgaagAATCACACTTGTTAGCTTCCCGGGGAAGGTTTACTCTAGGTGTTTGGGTGAGGTGAAGACTCCAGCAACACTAAAATAAAGGGGAACAACTTCATTAGCAGATCAACACGTTACGACTTGTGGCCTCTGTCAGAGTTAATCTAAGTGTTTGAAAAGAGAATTACGTCTGTTGCACCTCAGATTCAGGTTTTCAGAATAGTACTCCTCACCGTGCTGCTCCGATGTTAacccttattttattttgagctctattgttttctttttagcttGCTTTTAATCAGTGGTCTTCTTCTGttaacctgtttttattttctgagcaggtgccactTGAGATATTGCCGTTTTTTCAGTAAAGGAGGTTGCTTCGCCGCACAGCTGCAGCACAGCATGATCGACACTGCTAagacattcctcctggctctgattggttgtttctacCCGGGAGCGGTGCATTTCAGCAAACAGCAGTAGGACTACAGGGAGGAGCCAGAGAAGCTTGTTTTTGCTTTCACAGATAATCTGTCTcacattttactgtcaggacatagtaacagttttaacaaatatgtaaaaaataatttttctacaAAAGTTACCTACTTAAGCTTTAAATTACGTTAAGTAAAACCtgatttattacatttacatCCAACACTAAAGCAACTGACATGAAAAAGCCttaatgttaataaattctaaatTGAAGAGACactttgtcttttaaacatacCTGAGCTCATGAGAAGCACAGCCTGCAGTAGCGCCACTTCCGTGTCGTCCAGGTTGAACTGCGCCAGGCTTTTGCCCAAATCAAAGATGGCATCGGACACCACACCCAACCCTCCGTTCTTCAGCTGTTCCCGCTTCACAGCTATCTCCCCACTCAGCGTCAACGTCTCGCTTTCGGGGTCGTAGCGGATTGCCGCTCGCAGCGACATGATCTCCATGCAGCAGCCCTTCAACAAGATGATCTGGTCTTCACAAGGCAGCTggtgattaaacaaaaacatatccCCTTTTACTGTTCAATGCAAACGCTCTCTGTTGTGAAGATATTTGTCAAGAAAGACTGAGGTTTTAGACTGTTATGGTTTCAAAACTGGATCCCAGAGAAAATTCTGGAGAAGCCGTATTCTCCAACTCTACGCAGCAAAAAGTAACATTGCTCCCCCTCTCCTACCTGTAGCTGTACACTATACTTTtaccttgttttaaaaaaagacccaAGTAACCAGCTAATGTCAACTCATTTAACTGGTGTTTCTCCATAATAATTAAACATGGTATAAAGTTGTGCTGCCAACAGAACCCATGACTCTTATTCCATTATTACATCTCTACAATGACTGTAATCAAGCTTTATGTCAATGTAGTATGACTTCCAGTCAATAATCTATGGGTGTGcatgcttaaaaaataaatatataaataattaaataaatcaaacgtTTACCTGTATTGAACAAGAAGcattacaataaaatgtattttaaagagTCCTACTTTGGATGTCCTGGCAATAAGCAATTACCTatatttaaatgacatttctgaTAAATATGACTAAAAAGgcaatttttcataaaaaacaaaagtactATGGTAACCATTTGTAGTCACAAAAATCCAAAGTTTGCACTCTTCTATAGACATTGATTGATGGTTATATTTGCTTTGGCACCAGAACAAGACAGGGTTTCTTCCACAACACTGGGACCTTCTACTAGGTCATGCAAAAGTTGAAAAGTTGCTGCGGAATCCCATAGATCTGCTTCACGCAGACGTTGAGGACTCCATCTGGACCTGAAGAGTTACAAACCCTTGCTGTCTCTAATGTTAACTTTAGATTGATTTTGTATAGTCCCTTATAACACCCCGTCTTCCACCCTGAAGGTACTTTGTTTCTTGATTAGCAGTTTGTTCGAGTCACTGTTGATCCAGGGTGTTATTGTGGCAAGCAATTCACTTTTCTGGTGGGGATGTTGCTAGTACAAAAAAGTTTGTATAGTCAGTCCCCACACTGACTATCATGGCATTGATGTTTTGTGCATGTGGCTGGCACAGTGCCTCCCAGTATGTAGCCTCAAAACTTCTGTAGAGCTTCTTCAGCTTTCTGTGACCATTTTCACAAAGTCCTCATTATTACAAGTTGCCTCTGAACAACGGGTTTATATTCTGTGCAAAAACAAGGTTGTGATGTTATTTGCCAAGAGGTCACTGTACTTTATGAATGAGATGTATGAATCCTtgacatttgcataaaataaatccaatgttttgttttctctggtaGAGCAGGATACAACCTGTCGAACCACTGCAAGTCAGAAAATGAGGCGTGATTAAAATCAACAGATATTGCTACAAATGAATTGGGATGTTATGTCTGCTAATGACATCACTTGCAGTGTCCTCTCCTCTTTGATCGTGCTCTACATTGACGGCACATCTTTTACAACAAATGTGGGATTTGTGGCTGCGGTTGAGGTATAATTTGAGTTTTTGATATGTTAATTAGCTGCTAACGGTTGTACAAAAACACCCAACAATGTTTCTATGGTTATGCGTCATGATTCAGTATTCAAAAGTTCAAAAGGTATTGGCAAAAATCCTGCCACCTGTACAGCTTCAATACCAGAGGGAATGACCGTACAATGAGCAATGATTTATGGAGAAAAAGAGCagttacagttttaaaaacaagaataatgAATCAGAATGAAAGTAACAGCTTCTTCAAAATGCTGCCACCTTGAACGGTGCAATTCCAGAATTGGTTTAAGAATTTATACCACATATGTATTTGTTTCCACCAATAAACactgattattttaaaaagcacccTGCTTTAAATGGGTACAAGCCACTCTCAGTTGATTCTCCTTTCATTACGTGTGCAGAATGAGAGCACTGATATAAGCTAACCTCGATACAAACTCTTGTCTCCCCATGTCGTTCCTGGCAGCTGAGCAGATTAATTGACATTTGCTGCCTTGATCTCTCTCTTGTAAATTTGCTATCAGGGCTTGTAACCAACGCTTAAACGAAATGCTTACAATGCATTCACCGCTGTGTCAATTTAAAGGAGAAGCaactaatttgttttttagtgGCTAAATGACTGCTTGCTttgtttctgcacattttctatAGGGATTCAGTGAGGTAGCATGAAGAAGCCTCATGCTATCTAAACAGGTTTTCCCAATTCTCCAACATTCTCAGATTAAACAGCATATTTCATAGTATTCTCTATTATATTGAGaatacaaaatacaacataGACCCCAGAAAACCTATCTGCtaagctttaatttaaaacttaaacatCATTGtcaattctttttatttatgtcaatGGTGCAGTCTATCATGTAAgtaacatttaaacacacaaacgTGCTGAAAAAAAGCAGCTGCAACCTCACTGTCTTGGATTTATGTTTCCAAATGTTGTATTGGATTAGGGTGCCAAAGCTTCCACGTCTGTGACTAATTACGCTACAAATTTCCCCTCACATGGCTCCTTCTGTCCCACCAGACAAATGGTAGCTGAAAATTCTCTCATCATTGTCCAATAACACAAAGCTTTGTCAACACTTTATTAGATGCTTACTAATGAATGCAAACATCTAATTAATGGTTGGTGCTAAGTAGAGGACAATCctagaagtggaaaaaaaaaaaaatactagaggctgcagaagactaaAGAAGCAGGCAGAAGTTAACTttacagcaggacaatgactctAATCATTCAGCCGCAGCTACAATACAATGGTTTAGATCCAAGCATATGTACGTGTTAGAATGACCCAGTCAGAGTCCGAGACCTAAATCCAAGTGAGACTCCTGAAAATTGATATTAACAGGCattttccatccaatctgactgaaaaTGAGCTGTTATGCCCTGAACAAAGgggatgtgcaaagctggtggagaaatCCCAAAAGACTTTCAGCTGTTATTGCAGCTAAATGTGTTATTTGAGATCCTTTTCCTTTCCCTTTCTGTTCACATCGCAAGTTGAGGgatgtgaatacatttgcacGGCACTTCGGGGCTCCGttgttaatattaataatcTTGCAGTTCTCTTCCGACTGATGAAGTAACTGGCCCGACAAATTGTACCACTGCCATCACATCTCTATAACACACTATGCCTGACAGAAGCGTAGCGGTGTTCATCAATATCTGAACTCATTTTCTGCTGCTAACCAATCCACCAGCACTCACCTCAGAGAACATGGGCAGTTTTTTGGCAAAGTCGACTACGCGTGTGATGGCAGGGGTGATGATCTTGGTGAACTCGCTGAAGGCTTCCAGGTCCACCTTGTCTCCGTCTGACGTCGGGGCAACCGGAGACTGGCCAATTTTGTCTGGCTGCGTTGGAAAAAAAGGCAGCGATTAGGACACCGTGTGATATAAGTCCTAAGGTGATGACTATCTGTCCAACCTGAAGAGGACATTATCAAAGATTTTGatctttaaagatttttaagaGAATCTGTGAATACATCCCATATAAGTATCAAAACCCTTAAAGCCTGCTacagcttttctttcttttctgttgtGCATAGTTAAGGCTAATCATTTTTGTAAAGTCTCATTATCATCACTATGGGTTAAACAAGATCTTTTGGTTAAAGATCTTGTGATCATAAAACATATTTCTGGTCAAGGGGAAGGCTGTCTCACAATGTCTCATCCAGTTGTACGCAATATGATGAAAGAAGTCccttgaatacaaatgcaagctAAAAGTTTCCAGTTTTTACTAGAACATGATTTAGAAAACCATGCAGAAGACATAATTTTCCTCCAGGTTTACAATAATGCACTACTTCAACTTGGTCTATGACATAAGAgctcaataaaaatacattagattcgggtttagtgtaaaaaaaaaaaaaaaaggaaaactgaagGGTTTGCATTTAAACATCCGAGGTCTGATAATGTACAACGTTGCTTCATGCTCCACTGAATAAAGCATGTGTCAAAGCTGCAGTCATTTATTCAAGCAACGGCATAAGGCTAGAGCTTAAGAATGATCATTGCAAACAAAGTCATCAATcatgaaaacacacaaagatgGGTCGCTTATATCAGTGCAAACCTGGACTTACAACTGCCGTGAGAGCATTcgtgaaaattttaaattactgtAATAATAACTTTGATAGATGCAAGTCTAGCTGTGAAGGAACCAAAAGTAAACATAGCATTTATAGGTGGAAGTCAGGGCCATTTTTTACATCACTGTTGAGAAAATAGCTGTCTGAGGAGAGTCAGGGGATTCAGCTGCAGGACAGACACGCTGAACGCATAACACTCATTCCATAGAAAGGCAGTATTTAACtcatattttatgttgtttcaTAGCATTTGTCTGTAGAGAGTTCATCTTCGACCCCAGTgtgattagaaaaaaatacagagaacTTGCCATTAGTAATAAAAAAGTCTTTATAGCGAGTTCTGCAGATTGCCTAGATTAATACAGGGATTAATTCTAGAAACTAATCAAGATGAACTAAAAGTAGTAACATAGGGAATTACTCTCAAAGACAAGCATAGTGGCACTGTCCTCCGGATGTTTTGGTTAGATGTGTTAGGTCTACCTGACCTCTTCAATCAATACAAACCAATTTTTGGTGACCTGAGATTAAATGTTTATATTCTAACTGGAAATGTCTATTCTAGGATTTACTGCGTATGAGGACTCACTGGTTTGTCTGATCTTGGGCCTTGTTtaccccgcccccccccctccccctcagaGGCTTTAAGTTTCAACAACAAGGTGGACGGCTCCACAGTTCCCACACATTAATGAGATGTAAAACATTCACAATTTTTCCAGACACAATTTTCCAGAATCCATTTTAAAGTGCACTATACTAAGGCTCATCATCAATTTCTGACCAAGAAAGGACAGAAGAAAGGGAAGAaaggacaaaaagaaagaaagcaggaagaaaaattaaggaaagaagaaaataatccGTGAAGGAAGTCAGGAGGgaaagaagaacagaaaaaaggtAATTAGTAATggagaaataaagaaaacgtAATCTTCATCCACTGTAAAAGAGATAATTAGTTTTAATTTCCAgcaggtggtcataatgttatgccatATCAGTGTATAAGGAGTCTGTGTAATCAAAACCCCTAATAAGCTGAAGTGTTTCAATGAGAATTTGTTTATATCAGAATTACAGACTGAAATATACCAAAGCGTCTCATGGTGACCTTAATATGGAGTCTCTGTTTGCCCTGGAAACCAGAATATAATCCTggatttatgtgtgaaattaattAGTTCTCAAGACAAACTACCCTAGAACGTTTAAGCATATTTTCTTCCCAGGACTTACATTCAGTCGGATATTTTAAACGCGTAATTTTGCTTACTGACAGGAGGAGTCCTTTGCTCAGAATGTTGAGCATATTCATGATATATTGTGAGAGGACAGAAGTTAAATTCACAAGAAAAATGGAAACTTTATGACCAAAAGGGACCAATATTTCTTTAACCATCTCAAAAGATAATTTTTGTCTAAGGGACATATGtggagcaaaaaataaataaaagggatTTTAAATGACTAAAACAAATGGTCTTcgatcacagaaaaaaaataaataaaaatcatcatGCACCAAAATACATGGACCTCAGTGTGAATGATGTTCAACTGATTTATTGAGAGAGAATTAGGGAGGAACGTTATGAATGCAGCTTTAGCATTCATGCGCACAACCGTTGACCTTTTGTCAGATACGTTAGCTCTGGAAAGTTTTATTCATAATGTGCTTTGTAGCATGTCTGGTTTATACTAAAGTCTGTT
Above is a genomic segment from Fundulus heteroclitus isolate FHET01 chromosome 10, MU-UCD_Fhet_4.1, whole genome shotgun sequence containing:
- the LOC105937897 gene encoding thyroid hormone receptor alpha-B, whose protein sequence is MEHMPKEQDSNPSEGEEKQWLNGPKRKRKNSQCSVKSMTGYIPSYLEKDEPCVVCGDKATGYHYRCITCEGCKGFFRRTIQKNLHPAYSCKYDGCCIIDKITRNQCQLCRFKKCIAVGMAMDLVLDDSKRVAKRRLIEENREKRKKEEMVKTLQSRPEPTVAEWDLIRLVTEAHRHTNAQGAQWKQKRKFLPDKIGQSPVAPTSDGDKVDLEAFSEFTKIITPAITRVVDFAKKLPMFSELPCEDQIILLKGCCMEIMSLRAAIRYDPESETLTLSGEIAVKREQLKNGGLGVVSDAIFDLGKSLAQFNLDDTEVALLQAVLLMSSDRSGLTCVDKIEKCQETYLLAFEHYINYRKHNIPHFWPKLLMKVTDLRMIGACHASRFLHMKVECPNELFPPLFLEVFEDQEV